In Betta splendens chromosome 1, fBetSpl5.4, whole genome shotgun sequence, the genomic stretch TCATTTTTCGACGGCCGATGGTGGACGGTGTTGTTTGCATAACTGGTGTTAAGCCATTTAGCTGGTctgaaataaaacattaataaacaatattacacaaataaatgtcatatatatttaaatataaacatgttttatgtgtTACATTGTTTTACATACTCTCTTTCTGTAGCAGTGTTAAGAGGAGAGCGttgcagtggaggaggaaaactCATGTATTCCGTTTTGATAGAAGTGTTGGGGTCCAACTGCTGCTTGTGGTGGTCAGGAGAAGCCTGGCCTGTTGCACCCTGAGGGAACTcacccagagcagcaggaaacggCGGACACATGTTAAAGCCTATAGAATAAGAAAACACTTAAAGTTAGCATGCTAATAGTCCAAAAAGCTGATGCATAATAAATCCAGAACATTTGGACAACTTTAATAAATGCATTGTTACCAGGAGGGAATGGCGATAAGGCAGTAGTTGACAAGTTGTTGGCTAAAGGATGTTGGGCagaggagaaagggagaaagaCACCAGGAGAAGCTGAGGGGCCAGAATTAGATTCCTGGGATGAGgtctgcttctgtgtttgcCAACCCGCTGATGAggaaggctgctgctgctgctgctgctgctgcacaaggTCGTTCAGGACCTGCTTTAGTCTGGaggaaatgcaaaaaaaaaaaagttaaacatgACATAACCATGTTATACTAACAAAATTGGAACAAGTGTATATGAATGCCTTCACCTTTGTACATTGTTTTGTTGCCAAGCCAGCTGGGTGTAACACTGGTTGAGCTGGTGCATGACCAGGTGGACTTGTGGGGATGACAGATTGTTAGGTAACACGCTGTACTGACCTGTCAGCAGGGTTTGCAACATGTACGACAACATCTGTAAAACAAGATACAAGACAACAGCAAAGCCTTTAATTTACTCCTTTGTATTTGCATACAAATTACATGATTCCCAAATGCCATAAATGCAGAAAACCCATAGAATGTAAAAGTAACCAAAGAGTAAACAAATCTGAAAGACAAACCTGCTGGTCCTGCAGGAGCGTTTGACACATGCTGGTGCTGAAGTccagctgtttctgcagctggttGACTTGGTCCTGCCACTGGCATGAGCCTTCAATAAATGAGAGCTCGGATGCCCAGCGTAGGTTTTCTTGCCGTCGAGCACCTGCCTGCTGGCTCACAGACTGGTTTAGGCTTCTGGACTGTTGGTGCTGTTGTTTGGCCTGAGtcttgttttgaaaatgtcGACTATCATCACCTGAGAAAGCTGGTGGGGGCTTCAGATTACTGGACACAGAAGAAATTGAGCACATcatttacttaaaaaaaatgaacaaaaggtGAATCCATTAACAGTGACAGAACTTGTTTTTTGCACCTTCCATGGTTGTTTCTGTTACTGTAGGAGCATTGGTTCCTGCTTGATGAGTAGATGTGGATGTCGTCTTCatcagagctgctctctgtacattcttcctgctcttcttcctcttctacaCCCACCTCTGATTGAtattcatcctcatcatcaccatccAGGTTACAGGGAGTGGAACCCCAGGTCGCCATCGTCCTAGTCAAACATCAGAAAACGTTTACCAATCACTTAAATCCTCTATGATCTATAAAGCAGCCACCTGTAGCACTTTCTCTCCTACCTTTCATCCCTACTAACAGTTTGTGGGGGCGTAGCGAGGCCATCTTGATCTTCAGTCTGGCAAGGGGAATCGTTGAGACCACTACGTCTCTGGTGTTCAGCCATCAAGGACTCCAAGTGTTTTCTACGTTGACGCAATTCTTCCCGCAGGATCTGGTGGCGACGCATCTCTGACCAAAGCTGCTGGCAGCCCAATAATATGAGGAGGTGAGTTACCACAATTGAAAAGGTTCACATTGTGCAGTGTCACTAATGCAGAAGGCTTTACCTCATTGTCAGTGACTGAAGATGTAGCTGCTTCTGGAGCAGTAGGTTTGAGTACAATGGGGTTAGTTTTGGAGGATGAAGAAGCCTGaacagtggctggagtggaaaCTGCTATTGGGACCTTCCTCAGCAAGCCTTGCTGGCTCGCAGTGCTGGACACAGATGACTGGAAATAGAGTGCAAGAGTTAATTAGCCTTTACAGAAACAGCAGTTTTGCACTTGTCAGTTTGTTGGCGACACCTGACTAAACCAGCCAACAAATATCAAGTATTTAATTTATCAAGGGTCAGGTTCAGCAAGAAGTGAGTACCTGGAGGTCAGGGCAAGCCCACTGAAGGTCTTGGATCTTGCCTTGTATCTCAATGAGCCTCTGGCGCTCTTCATGCAGCTGCTTTAACTCTTGCTTCTGctgaagcagcttctcctcatATAGCTTTTCTCTGTGTATGTTTAACACaatagggaaaaaaaacagttaaaaccCCAATAACAGGCTTCTAGGGGTCTTTTATGCTCATTTTATTAGTACCTGGCCTTGCTAGAGAGGGTCAGATCTCTGGCATTCTGTTTAGATCCGGATCCTTGTGACCTAGATGGAGTGGCTCTGGTATTGTTCGGCTGCTGATGTAAAGCTTCCTCCTCATTCGCAGTTGTGGCATCGGTGTCGTCACTCTGGatacaggcaaaaaaaaaaaaatttttacAAATTAGTCACAATTATTTTGTTCtataaaattaaaagtaaattagTCAGACTCTATATAGTGTTAAACATCTGTCTTACCTGAACCATTGCTACAAgttccttcagctgctggagtttTTGCTTCGCAGTTTGTCGATGTGCATTCTGGGCAAAACTTCCATCCAAGCTGCTTCTCCGACTAGATCCTGATGCCTCACTGTCTGGAGCAACAGCCTGTGGCACTTCATTATCAacaccttcctcttcttcatcctcatccttcaCTTCATTATAAGATGTGTCCCTATTGTACTGACAATCTAAATGGGAGCAATGACACAAAAATAGTATTTAAAGATTCAAGAAAACTTTGAATTCAAGGATGTTGGGCAACTGTACTACTCAAGCATCTTTCTACTTTTACTAGGTTTTCAAGAGTCTTAGTCATTgtgcattttttgttttataataaaacatCCATAAAATTGCTTTGatttaatcatttaataatATTACAATGCAACAGTGGGCTGTTGGTATATACAAGAGTACCTATAACTGAGGAGATGTTGAGGCTACGGAGGTTGGCTGCCGACCGGTTGTTGATCTCGCACTCTGTGTTAAGTCTGCCATCACGGTTGTTAGCGGCACCACTTCTTACACTCCGTCCGTTGGTCAGGCTGTTTAAGTCCGTCCAGTTTCCACTGCGCTGGGAGTTTCTAGACAGACACAAGGTAGTGACTATTATAGATATGAATGTCAACACAGTACACAGCTCTGGATcacatgttttaataattataatatataattatgtaATGAAAATGCCCACCTGATATTAGTCACAGGATGGCGGTTCTCCTGTTCAGAGTCAAACATGGCCTCAAACATAGAACTGTCCTCtgtctcatcttcctcctcctcttcatcatcagccTCTTTCACATTCTCATTGACAGCATCCACCATCATATCAGAAGTCTGTTCATAGTACTGAACCAATTCTCGCAGCTCATTCAAACGCTTGTGGACTTCCTTTAGCTTTCTGAAGGGAGCAACAAAATAGAGGAACAGACAGTGTACATACAGAAGGCTTAATTCTTGAAAGGTTATATGACACAAGAACAATGCCTTTCCAACTACCCCTGCTAGGTACAGAGTTCCCTGTAGAAAAGCACACCATGAAGCGGGTTCAAAAACAAAGGCTGAAGCCTGTCAACAACTAGACATGTTTTGTGGAAGAAAGATAATAGTACACCACCcacatctctctctgctgctgaaacCTGACCTGCCTATTCAACCACTTGACGTTGTGTACCTGAGTTTGTCTGTGGAGTTAGAGCTGTTCTGCTGTTCTGCGAGTGAAGGATGAAAGGAAGTGGAAACTGATGCCCCACTAGGACAGAGAGAAGGTGGACAATCTGAAGATCCTCCCATACTCAGACTGTACTGTGTTGGCAAGCCACGACCTGAAGGGCACCACATGGACTTGATTAACACATGGTGGTGAAAAATGCGAAAGGAAAAAACTTTTAATAGTCTTACATGAATTATTATTGAGAGTCTGGTCTCTGAGTGAATGCAACTCCTGAAGTATCTTGTccatagtttgttttttgtcttggAGCTCTTGGAGCTTGGTGAGTTTGGTGCTAGCAGCTGTTGCTCCTGTATCAAGACCAATTTGAGGGCCTGAGGCTGAGTGGAGAAGAGGTCTGTGCTGAGGTGGACCCATAGCCTGGGGAGACCTAGACCAGCTCACCTCTCTGGATAGGGAAAGACTCTCTGCCTGACGACGGTTGTCTGGCACTGCTTTGGTCTggaagaaacaaacaataaaataagtCTTAAAATGCAAATACTGCAGATTGTAAGAAATTGATAGAAAAATCttcataaaatatatttaagaaTTATGACATATCAGTCAAAGaatgtttcacttcatttcGAAAATAACAAagcctgaaaaacacacataGGTAGGCAGCTAAGTTGGGCAAAATGTTTAAAGATGACATTATTCAAGGAGAAGATAGAAGCCCCGCTGTGGTGTCTACCTGAGAGTCATGAAGCTGATTGTGGAATCGCTGGATCAATTCATTTAGCTCTTCATTCAGTTCTGACGTGATGCTCAAGCCTGACACACTGCCTGTGGTTTCTGTGACAACTAAtcacaaatgtaaaataaaaaataaaattaaaattttatttttcactgaAATACTATACCGAATATACTGACAAAAACAAGATACTATGATTGTAAATACAGTGgatctttacacacacacacacacacacacgcacacacgcacacacgcacacacgcacacacgcacacacgcacgcaacaGCAGAATGTTCTTGATGATCATCATCCTAGACTTCACACACAACTATTAGTCTACACTGAGCCGTGAATACGTCTGTGCCTCTCACCAGTGTCTTCAATCACAGCCAGTGCTTGTTCTGCACTGTGCTGCATGGCCATCAGTGCCTCCTGTCGGCCCTGCAGGGCCCTGAGCTGCTCTTGCTGCGCCAGCATTTTCTTCAGCAAATCATGCTGCTTACACAGATTCTCCAACTCTTCCTTctcgtccacacacacagattctggTCTGCCGCCCTACAAGATTATCACCCAGGAAGCATTACAAATGCAGAGTCACTCAAAACCAACAACAGCAAATCTGTTAAACTATAGACACTGCACTGgcacaataaaaaacaaactgcgCGTTTTCTCCATGTAGGAAtttctaataaaatatatatacatatgcaAAGAAAATTTAGAACAAATGTAAACACCGTTGCATTTGAAGTATCAGGCGAGTGAACCTCAATGTTTAGAGTAGTGCTCACTGCCAGAGAACCTGAGCCCACTGCAGAGTCAAGGGTCCCCCCATAATCTTCTTCATTCTCCCGTGCCTGTGAAAATACATGAATACATGCTTTTTGGACCTTGAAAACTGAAAAAGTCATACAACAAAGGCAACTTCATTAAGGTTTCTCACACAACTCCACTAGATAGAACTTCATagaccaaacaacaacaacataataataataataataataataataataataataataataataataataataataacaataacaataacaataacaataacaataacaatattattattattattattattattattattattattattattattattattattattattattaatattaatataaaaaacttCGATTAAAAGATAAATGGTTACCTCGATTAAAAGGTACTTACTTACTTGCTTTACTACTTAAAGTTGCAgcaatcagaaaaaaaaacacaaccaacaAAGGTTGCAGCCCATGTCCTGATTGTACCATCACATGAAACATGACTCCACTGTTAGCGTTTCAAGCCAGAGATGAATAACCATTATAAATATATGCATCACAGGCTGCtttacaacaaaaacacattcaattTAGGCTACAGGCACGATACAACGCATTTGAAAATATTAATCTTCCAGCATAGTAAAAACTCTAAATCTGATTTTCTATTTCCTAACTCTAACCCTACAAAAAGTTAGATTTGTAGAAACAACACATAAACCTACCAGCATCTTCTGCAGAAACCGTAAATAGgacttctccttctccttgagGTGGTCGATAAGTTGAGAAAGACGCTCCACATTTGCCGGCACATCATTCTTCTCCACCAGGTCATCGCGCATGGAGCTCACCTTACTTATGTACTCTCTGATCTGTACCAGTTTGCTCACAACCTAGGAGCACAAAAAGAGGTGTATGGTGTATGGGTGTGGGTTTCGTAGCAGTAAatgaagaacagaaacagaacgaCATAAGGAAAGGTGAGCGAGCATCTGTAGCAGGAGCTCAGTCTGGACAAAACAAGGGCAGAAAGGGGGGCTGGGCACAAAACTCACTGGGCTCCAAGGGTGGCATATTTATAAATTGCCCTAAATACAGCCTGGATTCAGCGGCACAAACTCTGCCTCACTTTCATCCTATTTCTGGATTCACAGTAACAGAGTAGAGAGTAGTGATACAGGCAATGTCATATGCCCATACAAAATAAATATCTAGTTTACATTAAAGATAAAAGGAGTGTCTTATTATTATACCGGAACATCCTATTCAGActccaaaaaaaacaatttgtcTAATAAAATCTGTTTATAGTTTTAATCATTGATATTATATTACCTGACTGCTGTCTATTCTTGACTGTCCTCTTCCATATTCTCTCTGCACCAAGAGCCCTCTCTCGGTACCGCCACGACTGAGCCTCGGTGATTCCTTGATAGGAACCACGGGAGTTAATGTATCCCTAAATCCTGGGCTCTGCTTTTTGGCCTCCTTCATGATAGCTGGGGTGGTTGGGGccgaagaggagggagggagcagctcCTTGCTTTTGTTAGTGTTTACATGCAGAGGTAGGAAGTTGTAGGGCTTCTTGGTCTCTCCAGCTACCTGGCGCTGATTGTTGGCTGTTGTGACACGACCCTGCGAATCACTGCCAATGCTCCTCTGAGTAAAAGAAGGGGATACAAGTCAGACACACATCCAACAAAACACCACTTCAGATTGTAggtatttcatttttaaagtgTGAGGCACTATCAAGTAAGTGTCAAGTTTTGATTAGTGTCTCTCTTTTTAATGAACACCACTTTTAAATGAATGGATAAGTATGTTTTCAATTCAAACATTGAATCCAATTTCTTTCCAATATTATTTATGAAAGCATCATAAAAACAACTCAGTCGGCCCAAGTGCCGTAAACTAACATGATTCAACACTTTGGTAAAGAAAATGCTCGCCACTCGAGCAACCTCCATCAAGTAGAAGGCTTAGTCTGCTATTAATTCACTGGCTGTTAGAGCACCACATGCACATCTGTGGACAAATAACAACTGTGCAAAAGCATGTGACATATGTCCAGATCCTACACCCAAACAAAACATATTTCTGATCGAGTATATCATCATATTACCTCATCCAGGTCGGTGAAATTGATCCTCTGACGCAGCTTGTCCAGCTCAGCCTGGTCTGGGACAGACATCTGAGTGGTATATTTGATGTGAGGGAAGGAATGAGGGGTGCGGGCTCTCCTGCGACCGGCCCCTGGGGTGGACTCTGGTGAGATATCATTAGTCAGGCGGCTCTCCACAACCACAGCCGGCaacttcttcttgtttttctcagaggatcggttgggttttttctgCTGCACACCCCAGTCCTGCAGATTTGAAGTTGAGTTAGAAATCTAACTGCATCAGTAAGCAAAGCCTATGACACAAGGGTGACATGCATCTTCTGGAGAAGCATATAGCTGTGCATGGGTCTGTGAATTACAAAATCATGTTGAAACAAGACACGCGTTAACAGAAAGTATTGAGGAGCCCCTCTAGTGAAATATTAGGGGGAAGATGATACTGCCACGCGTGCTTGGAGTTTCCATCAGGTTTGAACTCGCCCTCACCATGTTGTTGAGTCGATCTTCCAGGCTGCCATTGGAAACAACCCAGTTGTGGAGCTCTTCTGCACTGTCACCGAACGGAGCGCCTCCAGTCGCCATGTCACCCACCTACAGTTTGCTGGAATTCACAAAACAAACCAGTCACCACACACAGCCGATTACAACAGTCCAAAGGCACTTTAATTAGCTCAGCCTCACGAaaacaactaaaaaaaacattaattatgcACGCGATGCTACTGTGACCAACATCTGACACCAGCGTTCCGTGAATATTACCTGGATAATAAAAAGTGGCTACCTGTAACGTGCCGTAAAGTTTTAACGCAAATCCGATGAATAAAATGACTTTTCAAAACGCGTAAAAGCTATGAGTAAACATTGAGCGTCCGACTACGACCAGCTTCCAGCTACCGGCGCGTTGCTCGTGCGCAGTTTGGGAGTTGTGACCGTTGTTACCGTTGTTGTGCGTGTGGCCCGCTCCGATTCCCTCCACCACGCAGCGTCTTAGCGGGctctctctgtcgctgctcCCCGTTGGCCAACGTTAACAGCACTCTTGTAGCCAGGGAGCACCACTATTAAGAGGCTTCGCCTTCCAGCTGCCTTGGACAGGCGTCAAAGTCACATAGCACGTAGCTTAGCCAGCTCGAGCGTTTCTGACCTATCCGACTAGTTCCTTCTTACgatcgccatggcaacactcGGTGACCCAGAACCGCACCAGCTAGCTAACCGCTAACGCTCGTTCCTCCATCAGTTGTGTCCATCAAAACACACGAATCCTGCAAAGACGTCGCCAGTCACGCTGAGGCAGCTGGGTAATGTTGCCTAGCTTGCTAACAGGCGCCCAACAAGGGAGCTAACTTTAAATGTCTCGGCGAACGTTGTAGCACACACGCGTCTGAGGTCGCTAAACTTTGAATAGTGAGCTTTGGTTCGCCGCTTGGTGAAGCTGCCAGGACTAAGCATCATTCACACTGACTAACAACACGCGCAGCTGGCGGCCACAGTTCTGTCCTATAGTGATATTTATTAAAACTGCGCCAGCTAAGTTAGCTTACATTTAGAGAACGCAGTGTGTCATTACCTGTCAAAGAAAAAGTGCAAAGTACGTCACATGCTGCCGTGCCGTTAATGGCTTTGTAAATTCTCTCCCAGTCTTGCTCAAATCATTTGATAAATAAAAACGTCTTCTCGGTCCTAAACGCAGCAGCTCATACTGATCATAGCCACAAATAAACAGTGCAGTACAGCAGGGGGCGATATAACCCCCAGTAGTTACTCTCCAGCGCGCGACAGCCGGAAGTAGAGTTGCAGGAAATAGTATTAAGTATTATTTCGGTAACGTTACCAGAACGTGGAGTATGGGTTTTTTAAACGGTCTTTAAGTTCAGTTAATATCTGGGCACGCTTTCACGCCCCCATCTGCCCCCGGATAAGCCTTGGATGCGAAAAGtatattttttgcttttgcGCTTAGTTTTGTCGTCGGTTAGCCCACATAGCCTCCAAAGCTAACGTGAGCTAGCTAATTAGCGACGGGAAGCTAACAACCTCTTCCAGGTTTATTCAATCCAAGCGAAGGTGGATTTGGGGTTTTATATTCTCGCCTCGGAGTTATTTCTGCAGTTCGCACCGCAGAGGAAATAATGGGGTCGTCAAAGAAGCACAAGGAAAGGAGCCGCGATAAGGACACAGAGGACCGTCGTCGCGAACACAAGAAACATCGCCATAAGGAACGAGAGAGAGACCGAGA encodes the following:
- the pcm1 gene encoding pericentriolar material 1 protein isoform X2, with the protein product MATGGAPFGDSAEELHNWVVSNGSLEDRLNNMDWGVQQKKPNRSSEKNKKKLPAVVVESRLTNDISPESTPGAGRRRARTPHSFPHIKYTTQMSVPDQAELDKLRQRINFTDLDERSIGSDSQGRVTTANNQRQVAGETKKPYNFLPLHVNTNKSKELLPPSSSAPTTPAIMKEAKKQSPGFRDTLTPVVPIKESPRLSRGGTERGLLVQREYGRGQSRIDSSQVVSKLVQIREYISKVSSMRDDLVEKNDVPANVERLSQLIDHLKEKEKSYLRFLQKMLARENEEDYGGTLDSAVGSGSLAVSTTLNIEVHSPDTSNATGGRPESVCVDEKEELENLCKQHDLLKKMLAQQEQLRALQGRQEALMAMQHSAEQALAVIEDTVVTETTGSVSGLSITSELNEELNELIQRFHNQLHDSQTKAVPDNRRQAESLSLSREVSWSRSPQAMGPPQHRPLLHSASGPQIGLDTGATAASTKLTKLQELQDKKQTMDKILQELHSLRDQTLNNNSCRGLPTQYSLSMGGSSDCPPSLCPSGASVSTSFHPSLAEQQNSSNSTDKLRKLKEVHKRLNELRELVQYYEQTSDMMVDAVNENVKEADDEEEEEDETEDSSMFEAMFDSEQENRHPVTNIRNSQRSGNWTDLNSLTNGRSVRSGAANNRDGRLNTECEINNRSAANLRSLNISSVIDCQYNRDTSYNEVKDEDEEEEGVDNEVPQAVAPDSEASGSSRRSSLDGSFAQNAHRQTAKQKLQQLKELVAMVQSDDTDATTANEEEALHQQPNNTRATPSRSQGSGSKQNARDLTLSSKAREKLYEEKLLQQKQELKQLHEERQRLIEIQGKIQDLQWACPDLQSSVSSTASQQGLLRKVPIAVSTPATVQASSSSKTNPIVLKPTAPEAATSSVTDNELWSEMRRHQILREELRQRRKHLESLMAEHQRRSGLNDSPCQTEDQDGLATPPQTVSRDERTMATWGSTPCNLDGDDEDEYQSEVGVEEEEEQEECTESSSDEDDIHIYSSSRNQCSYSNRNNHGSNLKPPPAFSGDDSRHFQNKTQAKQQHQQSRSLNQSVSQQAGARRQENLRWASELSFIEGSCQWQDQVNQLQKQLDFSTSMCQTLLQDQQMLSYMLQTLLTGQYSVLPNNLSSPQVHLVMHQLNQCYTQLAWQQNNVQRLKQVLNDLVQQQQQQQQPSSSAGWQTQKQTSSQESNSGPSASPGVFLPFSSAQHPLANNLSTTALSPFPPGFNMCPPFPAALGEFPQGATGQASPDHHKQQLDPNTSIKTEYMSFPPPLQRSPLNTATEREPAKWLNTSYANNTVHHRPSKNEPQQSLSSSPVFNHQSQPQDFDQASQESFSSMPGPVDPATVTKTFKAGHKASAKANLASRSKTPNSKSRRRRSKGHNKNSKVYESDSVSSTADFTQERAAASRQKDQNQSLLDKLTQEKLDSKTKPGNKRNDLSSAYAWRTPFLSNRIACTEAPDASSDFSLFEALRETIYSEVATLISQNESRPHFLIELFHELQLLNTDYLRQRALYSLQDIVTRHLAEKSAAEDQLPPLGPVVWTAGSQSELTPSESLATSDAEVVEKNLRLTQDTVKKRDDAESMDNDSTMSTSSNLEPFANDDLGNTVIHLDKALARIREYERMKLKAEFTPCNGSTAGAAGSDAAIADHPSANPAEPVEGGEAGDVHCPQIDTQQLDRQIKAIMTEVIPFLKENMDEVCSLQLLTSVRRMVLTLTQQNDESKEFVRFFHKQLGGILQDSLSKFVGRTLKDCGEDLLVEISEILFNELAFFKLMQDLDSNSSSIALAAKHRNKKRTEKPRTKNSPRENPVAGSFSPAYTDEDKDQDEAEQAGDSTLQELYLQTEKKNSQSSEASDLEEEDEGHGQRMPLSISLSKAETQALTNYGSGEDENEEEEIEEFEAGPVEVQTSLQASADGQMEQEGTTATEGQETKTEQTNSENEEIKVAVEAVDSTVDEQTTVESHEEDSKGGEAAVAASEENTVFHSQDISKEPMSTSSPDTDSPVMINVDEMGSGNTSQKSDEEDFVKVEDLPLQLTVMCEEELQKRIVEEQQNNNLSVEILNGNTGPMTGLVGNAQALKEPDTTDSPSI
- the pcm1 gene encoding pericentriolar material 1 protein isoform X4, whose product is MATGGAPFGDSAEELHNWVVSNGSLEDRLNNMDWGVQQKKPNRSSEKNKKKLPAVVVESRLTNDISPESTPGAGRRRARTPHSFPHIKYTTQMSVPDQAELDKLRQRINFTDLDERSIGSDSQGRVTTANNQRQVAGETKKPYNFLPLHVNTNKSKELLPPSSSAPTTPAIMKEAKKQSPGFRDTLTPVVPIKESPRLSRGGTERGLLVQREYGRGQSRIDSSQVVSKLVQIREYISKVSSMRDDLVEKNDVPANVERLSQLIDHLKEKEKSYLRFLQKMLARENEEDYGGTLDSAVGSGSLAVSTTLNIEVHSPDTSNATGGRPESVCVDEKEELENLCKQHDLLKKMLAQQEQLRALQGRQEALMAMQHSAEQALAVIEDTVVTETTGSVSGLSITSELNEELNELIQRFHNQLHDSQTKAVPDNRRQAESLSLSREVSWSRSPQAMGPPQHRPLLHSASGPQIGLDTGATAASTKLTKLQELQDKKQTMDKILQELHSLRDQTLNNNSCRGLPTQYSLSMGGSSDCPPSLCPSGASVSTSFHPSLAEQQNSSNSTDKLRKLKEVHKRLNELRELVQYYEQTSDMMVDAVNENVKEADDEEEEEDETEDSSMFEAMFDSEQENRHPVTNIRNSQRSGNWTDLNSLTNGRSVRSGAANNRDGRLNTECEINNRSAANLRSLNISSVIDCQYNRDTSYNEVKDEDEEEEGVDNEVPQAVAPDSEASGSSRRSSLDGSFAQNAHRQTAKQKLQQLKELVAMVQSDDTDATTANEEEALHQQPNNTRATPSRSQGSGSKQNARDLTLSSKAREKLYEEKLLQQKQELKQLHEERQRLIEIQGKIQDLQWACPDLQSSVSSTASQQGLLRKVPIAVSTPATVQASSSSKTNPIVLKPTAPEAATSSVTDNEQLWSEMRRHQILREELRQRRKHLESLMAEHQRRSGLNDSPCQTEDQDGLATPPQTVSRDERTMATWGSTPCNLDGDDEDEYQSEVGVEEEEEQEECTESSSDEDDIHIYSSSRNQCSYSNRNNHGSNLKPPPAFSGDDSRHFQNKTQAKQQHQQSRSLNQSVSQQAGARRQENLRWASELSFIEGSCQWQDQVNQLQKQLDFSTSMCQTLLQDQQMLSYMLQTLLTGQYSVLPNNLSSPQVHLVMHQLNQCYTQLAWQQNNVQRLKQVLNDLVQQQQQQQQPSSSAGWQTQKQTSSQESNSGPSASPGVFLPFSSAQHPLANNLSTTALSPFPPGFNMCPPFPAALGEFPQGATGQASPDHHKQQLDPNTSIKTEYMSFPPPLQRSPLNTATEREPAKWLNTSYANNTVHHRPSKNEPQQSLSSSPVFNHQSQPQDFDQASQESFSSMPGPVDPATVTKTFKAGHKASAKANLASRSKTPNSKSRRRRSKGHNKNSKVYESDSVSSTADFTQERAAASRQKDQNQSLLDKLTQEKLDSKTKPGNKRNDLSSAYAWRTPFLSNRIACTEAPDASSDFSLFEALRETIYSEVATLISQNESRPHFLIELFHELQLLNTDYLRQRALYSLQDIVTRHLAEKSAAEDQLPPLGPVVWTAGSQSELTPSESLATSDAEVVEKNLRLTQDTVKKRDDAESMDNDSTMSTSSNLEPFANDDLGGEAGDVHCPQIDTQQLDRQIKAIMTEVIPFLKENMDEVCSLQLLTSVRRMVLTLTQQNDESKEFVRFFHKQLGGILQDSLSKFVGRTLKDCGEDLLVEISEILFNELAFFKLMQDLDSNSSSIALAAKHRNKKRTEKPRTKNSPRENPVAGSFSPAYTDEDKDQDEAEQAGDSTLQELYLQTEKKNSQSSEASDLEEEDEGHGQRMPLSISLSKAETQALTNYGSGEDENEEEEIEEFEAGPVEVQTSLQASADGQMEQEGTTATEGQETKTEQTNSENEEIKVAVEAVDSTVDEQTTVESHEEDSKGGEAAVAASEENTVFHSQDISKEPMSTSSPDTDSPVMINVDEMGSGNTSQKSDEEDFVKVEDLPLQLTVMCEEELQKRIVEEQQNNNLSVEILNGNTGPMTGLVGNAQALKEPDTTDSPSI